The genomic segment GGCTTGAACGGGCATCATTTCAAAGATTAACATATAAACttgtattttgtttgtgtACTTCATGGcttaatataaaatatttccaGGAGCTTGAAGATTTTGGGAGGGTAGTAGCATGCCTTAAAAtaatcagggggagggggggggctggaacaaaaaaaaaaggggggccACACAAGtacacccctactggtaatttccttataatttttttaaaatattggggggaacAAGCCCCCTGGCCACTCCCCCTGCTTCGACACGTAGTTAAGTTTTTAAGAAGAAATTAAATAGAAGGCTTATATGAATTCATTTTATGTGTGAATTTCAAATATGCTTGACTAATAAATACAtgtgatgataacaatgatgcAACCATTTTCCTTCTTTTCCTCTCCTGTCCTGGATTCTACACAGGAAAATTCCGCAAATTGTTTGCTTAGCGACCATCTTTAGATCGAGAACTTTAAAACCTTTGGATTTCCAGCACTGCATCTTTGTACTACATTCAATAGTAACCTTTACACCTACAGTAGGACATCTGGATTCTACAGCCTTGTAACCCTTTCACTCATTTCCAACATCTTATCAAGAGACTCAATTTTCAATTCTAGCTTTTCGCTGCTTGGTAGCTTGTCTGATTCATTGGCCGGACAAAAAGCGCGTGCTGTGAAGTATGAGAGTGTGGTGACCAGTTTGCAGACAACACTCATGACGAGTATGACTAGCATCAGACTCTTGTTGTTGTATTCCAGGCAGTTTCCCTCGCCCTTACatctagaaaaacaaatatttgatTTGATGTTCAGTGCCAAATATGAGCTCTCAAACAACAAGGGTTTAGTGATGCCTTAGAAGACTGGCTTACCCATGATGCCACAGGGAGCACGTAGCGTCCAACAGACTTCCCAACACCACTGGTCCGGGAATGGAGCCTAGTAGCCGTACTACGCATGCCTGAAGGCCAAGTGCGTAAGCCCGCTGGTCATCTGGGACGCCCCTGAACACATGAACATGTTGTATATGCATCCAACCTTGTCCtggggtcttctgggtaattttcaatatggtgTCTTCGCCAGCTAGACGCCATATTGTAAATCACCCTGAAGACCCTAAGCTACCCTAGGACGAGGATGATATACATCAACCTCCAAGACtataaattaagaaaaaaaatttattctACATACACAAAGGATAAACAATTTGTCCGTCGATGATTTTAATAATATATagtataatgatgatgataatttccctgctagcagaggcctcttttctctgtatttcgctgtgctggcgttcgcgaggaaaagggacctctgccatgggtcgaaactgtttttgttgcgcatgcgtgagcgttaataagcgaccgacgtttcaaaacccgtaccatcgcgcgaaagctgtcaacatgctaatatgctttgcatgggtttagtcggaaatcatgaatcaaactctggttagttctcctcttcgaaaaaagaaaacaactgttcaatttcaatcacctaaaacgtcactaaaaagattgagcagcaaacgcagcaaagacgagttttgtcttgtttgtgggattaatttcaagacatctgggcaggcgagtttcttcaatgtaaatatcgcacagttggacccgaagaaaatgttacaaaactttttggtaaacttagctatttccagaagaatatgcaaaacctgtaaacggaagattgactcgttagtcaaaagagagaaaattctgaatgaagataaggcattgaatggcttcttttataattcgtcgcgtgatatttctactgaggacgccgtttcgaatgcgggcttattatcccgcagcggatacAGTATACGtttcacgcatgcgctagtcattgtgggctcaaacagttgccagtaattaatgaacggagcatgcgctctggatctcccgtccacgatcgtggacggcggtttgatcaaacgaacttgcgacccatggcagaggtattttttcctcgcgaactccagcccagcgaaatacagagaaaagaggcctctgctagcagggaagatgATAATGAACAGCGACCGAAATATCCTGGGATTCTATTTCACACAAACCAATCAATTGTGTAAATGCTGTTTGTCAGCAAGCCCTTACCTTAACGTGACAACAGTACCAGGAGTCGAGCTAAAGAACGTAGAAAAGATGACGAGAAAGTAGACGAAGAGAAACAGCAAAGGCTTCACGTATCCGCACCCAGATGGACATGAGCCTGCGGTCACACTAGCGGCGTCTGCCACGCACGAACAGTTACTAAATATCTACAAAAGAAAAGGAATTAGTTTCAATGTTATCCTTCCTTCTCTACGTTGCTGCGTTCCCTGCTGTTTTCGCAGTTTTCAGCGATAAACCAGAAACGAGAATACAacaaaaaggaagaaaagctctgctagcattTTACTATTTTTGTTTGGAAACTAACAatttgaattgaattgaaCCGTAGAACATCGATAGTCGGTAATAAAATTAACACGCATGCGCAAGCTCGATCCACATGGAAGACTTTCTGAAAATCTAGCCTTTATATATTTCATGGCTTCTTTACGCATTGATCATAGCGGTCACAGGTCGATAACAACGGCCCTCTGATACATCTTATCTATGATACTGCGCCAGCCTAGTCGAAGGCGTAATAAGCCTAGTTTCTAATCAGGGTTTCTGTCTTTGGTAAGGACTGTAATGTCAAAGGAAACCATCGTCCCAGACCCCATGTCGCCTCACGGATCATCTCCCAGGACAGGAAACCCGGCAAGAAGCAGGTACCAGGCTGCTAAGTGTTATACGTACCTTTGATGTGTAGTTAGCTAACGAACAGCCCGCGTGACAAGCAGAGTAATAAGTGACACCGGCACTACAAACGGGATTATATTCCACCAATGAGCAATCACATTCGGCGTTACATAGACTCGTCACGCCATTGGAGCTGAAATGTGAATATGATGgcatcatatcatatcatcgACATGTGGTATTTTGGTACAGGGACAGGATAtttaccccacccctctcatACCTGCTATCGGCATATTCTGCAGTCACGCCAGCAAGGGGTATACTGTCACAGTAGAGGAACATTAGACAGCACATGATGAGGCTGGCTGTGCTCACGATGTAACACATCTTGGCCGCTCCCAACAGACCTAGTTGCAGCTTTTTGCACACGTATGATCCTGAAAAAATGTAGCAAGTTATTTTGACGTAGACTAGTCATCGTGTTATATTTACATTCCATGAGATAATTATGGGGCTTGAAAAGAGTTCGTGCgcacgaaaaaaaatgtgctagtcctttattttatataatattagGCCTTATTATACATCCATTGTGTTGTACCTATGAAGGCTCCACTGAGGGCGTAGGAATGACCACGCCCCCATGGGTACGTTTTTGGAAAAGGGTAataccaggggctcataagtaggggcaatcaacttccccttgttctggtactatataggtgttacggcgtttcctaggatcaggctttttatagacgcgcggatgagccaatcacattcaacctttgtgttgacgttttggctgagctcaactgcatgcgcagtctcagacaaaaagctatgttctctcttcggtactttgaatttttgttgctctcttctttaatatGAATCCAACCCTACCTATGACTAtgaattctagcttgcaattctttGGGTAAACAAGCAAAGCCGACGGAtaatagataaaaatatattcttcctaactgcaatttgcgcgtgcagcctcacgtcactcgcCCGCGCGACTAACGTCAAAgtagctgattggcccgttcttaaaatagcctgatcctggGAAACGCTGTGACATTTATATGAGCCCCTGGTAATACTACATACATTGTGTCGTACCTATAAAAGGGAGCAGGAATGACCACGCCCCATGGGTACGTTTTCGTTTAGGGGTAATACTAAATACTTTGTGTCGTACCTATAAAAGGGAGCAGGAATGACCACGCCCCATGGGTACGTTTTCGTTTAGGGGTAATACTAAATACTTTGTGTCGTACCTATAAAGGTTCCGCCAAGGGCTGCAGGAATGACCACACCCCCCATCAGCAGACTCGTGAAGGACGCGGAGAAGCGGAACTGCTGCTGGATGACCTTGGGCATGAAAGCCGTCATCGCGGCAACGAGAAAAGACTCGATGGTGATACCCAGGGTGATTGCCGCAAACGGGACACGGAGGACGATAACTTTAGTCGCTTTAGGCAGGTCCCTTAATTTGGCATAGCCCACGTCTGCCGTCACTGCGGGCTGGTATATGATCAGGTGGATATGCATTAATAACCACAGGTGGATATGCATTAATAACCACAGGTGGATATATGCATTAATAACGATGTCGATgggtggtgattgtgatggtggtcatgATAGTGCTGGAAGGGGTAAATGGAATGGTAATTATGACATGGGACTGAGTGGAAACATTGTTTGCAGTTTCTTACATTTTTTAGTTTCTTCTCCTGGCTACGAAGTTCCTCCGTTTTGGGGAACTCTTTCGGGAACGCGACGAGCCAAAGACTCCAGAAGCAGCAGAATCCGGTACAAATGACAAACCCTAGCCACCAGGCGCCAACCCAGCCCTCGTCCTCGGGTGTCAGTGAGGTCTGGGTACCAAGGTCTACGTACATGGAAAGAAAAACACCTCCGAGAACAAATCCTATCCCGGCACCTGGAAAAGGAACACAACATAAGCTTGAATTTAACGCTATCAGGGGCTCAccagtaggggcaatcatctgtattatataagtgtcacAGCATTTCCTAGGAtcaagctatttttagacgcgcgcgcacgaacgggccaatcagATACGCtgacgttggtcgcgcgcgcgagtgacgtgaggctgcacgcgAAAATTTTAGAtaggaagaatattttttatccattatcctcggttttgtttgttcaacaaaagaattgcaagccAGAATTAAAATTCGTAGGCAAGGTTGGATTCatattaaagaagagagcaacgAAATACGAAaatgtggggaagttgattgcccctacttatgagcccctgacgCTAGTTATCAGCtccataataaaaaaaatcgtaaAAGAAAATTCATTGAGCTTCCTTTCTCCTTgagtccccccccccgagTAGCAAGAGCAAGATCGAGCAAGACCGGCCGTGTCAGAGAGAAGGGATCAACGCTACCACATGCCTCTCTCATCCCACTCTCCGCCCCAGCCTTTTCCTTCCCTCCTTCTGTCTCCTCTACCGCTCTCCATTCTAAgaaaggctgatttagacgACACGATTTATTCGTATGCGACTTGCACGCGTTACCTCTACAAATcaagtcgtagagtgtaaatcagctcCAATGTCGACTACGAAAGTTGTGTTTAAATCAAAGTCACATAAGACAACAtgtgctgtctaaatcagcctttaTTAAATTTCATCTGTAAGGGCCAGCGAAAAATACGAGGCAAATCCAATATAAAATCAGTACAGCaacttttatattttaataaaatacctttcgTGCACACCGTTAATGGTATTTTGATAGCTACAGTAAAAACTATATGAGTATTACATATAAACACCAATACGTTGAATATTTGTATTACCTATGACTCATATATGAGTATTACATACAAACACCAATACGTTGACTGTTTGTATTACCTATGACGCCTGCGCATGCGTAGAACCCGATGTACATGGACACCGCCTTTGCTTTGACATTCTCGTCCATGTAAGATGTCCCAAGATTCCACAGGGGCGAGGCACCCGCGCCTATCGTGAACATACCCGTGATGAACAGCGCGTAGTATCCCGGATGACTACGGGACCCGTCTATGCAGTGAATGTCCTCGTGACTCACACCGGAAATGTTTTTTGCACCGCAAAGATTGGATGCGGACGTAATCGATGGGTTGCCTGTGACAGATTTAAAATGGGGGACTTACATTAATCACGTGACAAGCGCTCCGGCTTGACAAAAGCGTAGGGCTGCCTGCGTGAGAAATCCAGTTTTTTATTGATCTTACGGTAAACATTTTACGAAAcataaaaaagtgaaaaatgaaaaaaaaaaaaagaaaaaactttCTTGAAAAAATGTAGTCTAGTTTTGAGTTTATGCTCCATTTTTGCGTGTTCTCTGGCCACTTTAAAGCGTCTTTGGccgtttttttaaagaatccCAATTCAAACAATATTCAGGCCCTTTTCGAAACTGGACTATTGAAAGGTTGGACCTAGTTCACACCCTCAGATATTATTGCGGCTCTGCAAACAGATAATCTCATGCAACGCAGAGATAATACACGAAAACCCGACTAAACTTTTAAATAAGACTTTGATTTTAGGCGCGTACACAAGGgggtttacccccccccccttcttggCGGCCacaaagtgggtcatttcttattaaatactatgctttttccttatgatacctatgactgcgcaccccctcccccctcaaccaatcctgggtacgcgcaccccctccccccctcagccaatcctgggtacgcgcacctcctcccccctcagccaatcttGGGTACgcgcagccccccccccccccccctcagccaatcctgggtacgcgcaccccctccccccctcagccaatcctgggtacgcgcacccccccccccccccccctctgccaatcctgggtacgcaaACTCCCCcaccctcagccaatcctgggtacgcgcaccccctcccccctcagccaatgctgggtacgcgcactccctccccccccccctcagccaatcctgggtacccgcaccccctcccccctcagccGATGCTGGGTACGCGCTTGAATTCCTTAAAACTAGCGCAAAAAATCAATGCAAAAAAGATTCCAGTAACTATCTAAATCCATTGCTATGAAATTCAACCAATTCTCCAATAAAAACGGCTTATTCTCCA from the Nematostella vectensis chromosome 4, jaNemVect1.1, whole genome shotgun sequence genome contains:
- the LOC5513718 gene encoding solute carrier organic anion transporter family member 4A1; this encodes MASDRFLWLGWLGFRPQFLQVLNGPRWFLFFICSYFFTQSIVVNGVYSVSITTIETRFGYTSLMTGVLTSSYDIAALLFTPFVSYLGATRKKPLICGTGMFIMGLGFFIFTLPHFFSGKYAFGNPSITSASNLCGAKNISGVSHEDIHCIDGSRSHPGYYALFITGMFTIGAGASPLWNLGTSYMDENVKAKAVSMYIGFYACAGVIGAGIGFVLGGVFLSMYVDLGTQTSLTPEDEGWVGAWWLGFVICTGFCCFWSLWLVAFPKEFPKTEELRSQEKKLKNPAVTADVGYAKLRDLPKATKVIVLRVPFAAITLGITIESFLVAAMTAFMPKVIQQQFRFSASFTSLLMGGVVIPAALGGTFIGSYVCKKLQLGLLGAAKMCYIVSTASLIMCCLMFLYCDSIPLAGVTAEYADSSSNGVTSLCNAECDCSLVEYNPVCSAGVTYYSACHAGCSLANYTSKIFSNCSCVADAASVTAGSCPSGCGYVKPLLFLFVYFLVIFSTFFSSTPGTVVTLRGVPDDQRAYALGLQACVVRLLGSIPGPVVLGSLLDATCSLWHHGCKGEGNCLEYNNKSLMLVILVMSVVCKLVTTLSYFTARAFCPANESDKLPSSEKLELKIESLDKMLEMSERVTRL